A portion of the uncultured Draconibacterium sp. genome contains these proteins:
- a CDS encoding amidohydrolase family protein: protein MKTTNKIDVHHHIFPKEYVEALKEVGIEKSFGVKLPKWTVDTSFKKMKENGVQIAMLSISTPGVYFPDVEVPDDFPEVLARLTNEIIAETKDRYPDQFGGFATIPLLNPDAALTELNYALDTLHLNGVCLMTNYLGKYLGDETFEPFFKELNKRKAVVYIHPTDPGVEFDSELGMPNALIEAPFDTTRAVANMMYSGVLDRHPDIRYILSHGGGTIPYIAWRLAGIEYGQKDKKPPIIRTLYDFLVNGEPSKGLQHLKRMYYDTVNVSGDYAIKTLQDFAGPDHIVFGTDVCISKLAPIVTKNLLKQGDFNDDQLEKMAFTNCLKLFPELEKYYK from the coding sequence ATGAAAACAACTAACAAAATTGATGTACATCACCATATTTTTCCAAAAGAATATGTTGAGGCGTTAAAGGAAGTAGGAATCGAAAAATCTTTTGGTGTAAAATTGCCAAAATGGACAGTGGACACTTCATTTAAAAAGATGAAGGAAAACGGAGTTCAAATAGCCATGTTGTCCATTTCAACACCGGGTGTTTACTTTCCCGACGTTGAAGTGCCTGATGATTTTCCTGAAGTTCTGGCACGATTAACCAACGAAATTATAGCAGAAACGAAAGATCGTTACCCTGATCAATTTGGTGGTTTTGCCACAATCCCTTTGTTAAATCCAGACGCGGCTTTAACTGAATTGAACTATGCCTTAGACACTCTTCATTTAAATGGAGTTTGTTTGATGACCAATTATTTAGGCAAATATTTGGGTGATGAAACTTTTGAACCATTTTTTAAAGAATTGAATAAACGAAAAGCTGTGGTTTATATTCATCCTACTGATCCGGGAGTAGAATTCGATTCGGAATTGGGTATGCCCAATGCATTAATAGAGGCACCTTTTGATACCACACGTGCTGTAGCCAACATGATGTATAGCGGAGTGCTTGACAGACACCCTGATATTCGTTATATTTTATCGCACGGAGGTGGCACAATACCCTATATAGCATGGCGATTGGCAGGAATTGAGTATGGACAAAAAGATAAAAAGCCACCAATTATAAGAACTTTATACGATTTTCTGGTAAATGGCGAACCATCCAAAGGACTTCAACACCTGAAAAGAATGTATTACGATACGGTTAATGTTTCTGGTGACTATGCCATAAAAACGTTACAGGATTTTGCCGGTCCGGACCATATCGTTTTTGGAACTGATGTTTGCATATCGAAACTGGCACCAATTGTAACTAAAAACCTACTAAAACAGGGAGACTTTAACGATGACCAATTAGAGAAAATGGCATTTACAAACTGCCTGAAATTATTTCCTGAGCTTGAAAAATACTATAAATGA
- a CDS encoding Gfo/Idh/MocA family oxidoreductase, whose product MKSKSHSSRRSFIKNTVLGAALVSTAPTIMGNSYSQRIVLKSREFEPTQFAANDQVQLALIGAGIQGIYDTTSALRVPGVKLVAACDLYTGRLQRAKELWGDDIFVTRDYREILDRDDIDAVIIATPDHWHIKISTEVLNAGKAVYCEKPMVQNFDEGHPLIQAWKDSGQVMQVGSQGMSSLGNEKAKQLYEDGAIGEIVMLDMFNDRYSAEGAWQYPIPPDANPDTVDYNTFLGRAPKVPFELKRFFRWRNYKDYGTGVAGDLFVHAFSTLHYVISSNGPERAQATGGLRYWDDGRDVPDVSITLYDFPKTNTHAAFNAAFRVNFIAGNGGGGGFRLVGTEGEMEIGSNSVRLIRSKLNMKPQSYSLIAYTEEMQKKIKEEYDMKYLNERKADLNVGETNYEAPRDYKGAHYDHFYNFFQGVRGQKEIVEDPVFGLRAAGAALLANESYYNAKPVLWNPDTMKLG is encoded by the coding sequence ATGAAAAGTAAAAGTCATTCATCCCGACGATCGTTTATAAAAAATACGGTCCTCGGAGCAGCCCTAGTTTCCACCGCTCCAACAATTATGGGAAATTCCTACAGTCAGCGAATCGTGCTGAAATCGAGAGAATTTGAGCCAACACAGTTTGCTGCCAACGACCAGGTGCAGCTGGCATTGATTGGAGCCGGAATACAGGGAATTTACGATACCACTTCGGCGCTTCGTGTTCCCGGAGTAAAGCTGGTAGCCGCCTGCGATTTATACACAGGCCGCTTACAACGTGCAAAAGAATTGTGGGGCGATGATATTTTTGTAACCCGCGATTACCGCGAAATTCTTGACCGTGATGATATTGATGCGGTCATAATTGCCACTCCTGATCACTGGCACATAAAAATCAGTACGGAAGTGTTAAACGCCGGAAAAGCCGTCTACTGCGAAAAACCGATGGTGCAAAACTTTGATGAAGGTCATCCGCTGATTCAGGCCTGGAAAGATTCAGGTCAGGTTATGCAGGTTGGAAGTCAGGGTATGTCGTCGCTGGGTAACGAAAAAGCAAAACAATTGTATGAAGATGGTGCTATTGGCGAAATTGTAATGCTCGACATGTTCAACGATCGTTATTCGGCAGAAGGAGCGTGGCAATATCCGATACCGCCGGACGCCAATCCTGACACGGTGGATTACAACACATTTTTAGGGCGTGCACCAAAAGTTCCTTTTGAACTGAAACGTTTTTTCCGTTGGAGAAACTACAAGGATTATGGTACCGGAGTAGCCGGTGATTTGTTTGTACATGCATTTTCTACTTTGCATTATGTAATTAGTTCAAATGGTCCGGAGCGAGCTCAGGCAACCGGTGGATTGCGTTACTGGGACGATGGGCGAGATGTACCCGATGTTTCGATTACACTCTACGATTTTCCAAAAACGAATACTCACGCTGCTTTTAATGCTGCTTTTCGTGTGAATTTTATTGCCGGAAATGGCGGTGGTGGCGGTTTCCGATTGGTGGGAACTGAAGGCGAAATGGAGATCGGTTCGAATAGTGTAAGACTCATCCGTTCGAAACTGAACATGAAACCGCAGAGTTACTCATTGATCGCTTACACCGAGGAAATGCAAAAGAAAATCAAGGAAGAATACGACATGAAATACCTCAACGAAAGAAAAGCTGATCTGAATGTTGGTGAAACGAATTATGAGGCTCCGCGCGATTATAAAGGTGCTCATTACGATCATTTCTATAATTTCTTCCAGGGCGTTCGCGGACAAAAGGAAATCGTTGAAGATCCTGTTTTCGGACTACGTGCTGCCGGTGCCGCGCTTTTAGCCAACGAAAGCTATTATAATGCAAAACCGGTTCTTTGGAATCCGGATACGATGAAGTTAGGATAG
- a CDS encoding methyltransferase domain-containing protein — translation MEQKTKETYWSRFSEDYEEKQQNVVGKELLSLTREEMLKESDLGKVLELGCGTGLYTEILLKNSKIVVATDFSDEMVATAKQKRGTLQKVEFKRANALNLDFENESFDTVFMANLIHIIGNAEKVIQESKRVLKSGGCLIITSFAIDDMNFFSRMAVGIRYVKTFGKPSDEALKEKTTKKSVESLLVKNGFEISKSVMLGKKSKAFYITSIKN, via the coding sequence ATGGAACAGAAAACCAAAGAAACATACTGGAGCCGATTTTCGGAAGATTACGAAGAAAAACAGCAAAACGTAGTTGGCAAAGAGTTGCTTTCTCTCACCAGAGAAGAAATGCTGAAAGAATCTGATTTAGGAAAAGTTCTGGAACTGGGTTGTGGAACCGGATTATATACCGAAATCCTTTTGAAAAATTCAAAGATTGTTGTTGCCACGGATTTCTCCGATGAAATGGTTGCCACTGCAAAGCAAAAAAGAGGAACCCTGCAAAAAGTGGAATTCAAAAGAGCCAATGCCTTGAATCTTGATTTTGAAAATGAAAGCTTTGACACGGTTTTTATGGCTAACCTGATTCACATAATTGGGAATGCAGAAAAGGTGATTCAGGAAAGTAAGCGGGTATTAAAAAGCGGTGGATGCCTGATAATAACCTCTTTTGCTATAGATGATATGAATTTCTTTAGCCGGATGGCCGTAGGAATTCGCTACGTAAAAACTTTTGGGAAACCATCTGATGAAGCATTAAAAGAAAAAACCACCAAAAAAAGTGTCGAGAGTCTGCTTGTGAAGAATGGTTTTGAAATTTCCAAAAGTGTGATGTTGGGCAAGAAGTCCAAAGCATTTTATATCACATCAATAAAAAATTAG
- a CDS encoding proline/glycine betaine ABC transporter permease — MEKIIDIGTFIEKGINVLEESLSGLWGAIDDVISWTVDFLNDTFLAIPFIIIIALVTFGAYYANAGKQSFKKEGFRKGIGLALFVVLGLLLIWAMGYWEEAIQTTTLVIVATIIALLFGIPLGIWAARSNTANAIIRPILDLMQTMPAFVYLIPAIFFFSVGNTPGVIATVIFSLPPAVRLTSLGIRNVPADVIEAGHAFGATDKQILFKIQLPLAKTTILAGINQVILLALSMVVIASMVGAKGLGAIVYQGIQQNDIAKGFESGLGIVVLAIILDRITQAVAKK; from the coding sequence ATGGAAAAAATAATCGACATAGGAACATTTATTGAAAAGGGAATTAATGTACTGGAAGAGAGTTTGTCGGGTTTATGGGGAGCTATCGATGATGTAATATCATGGACAGTTGACTTCCTGAACGACACATTTCTGGCTATCCCGTTCATCATAATTATTGCCCTTGTAACTTTTGGTGCCTACTATGCAAACGCCGGAAAACAATCCTTTAAAAAAGAAGGTTTCAGAAAAGGTATAGGCTTAGCGCTGTTTGTTGTTCTTGGTCTGTTGCTTATTTGGGCAATGGGTTACTGGGAAGAAGCAATTCAAACAACAACACTTGTTATTGTGGCTACTATTATTGCGCTGCTGTTTGGTATTCCGCTGGGAATTTGGGCTGCACGCAGTAACACTGCAAATGCTATTATACGTCCAATTCTCGACTTAATGCAGACCATGCCGGCATTCGTTTACCTTATTCCTGCTATTTTCTTCTTTAGTGTAGGAAATACGCCGGGTGTTATTGCAACGGTTATTTTTTCGTTGCCGCCGGCAGTGCGTTTAACAAGTCTGGGAATCCGAAATGTACCCGCCGATGTTATTGAGGCAGGTCATGCCTTCGGAGCTACCGATAAACAAATTCTGTTTAAAATACAGTTACCGCTCGCAAAAACAACTATTCTGGCCGGTATAAACCAGGTAATCCTGCTTGCACTGTCGATGGTTGTTATTGCATCAATGGTTGGTGCCAAAGGCTTAGGTGCCATTGTTTACCAAGGAATTCAGCAAAACGATATTGCCAAAGGTTTCGAATCAGGACTTGGAATTGTTGTGCTGGCAATTATATTAGACCGTATTACTCAGGCTGTTGCTAAAAAATAA
- a CDS encoding DUF6090 family protein, with product MTRFFRYIQFRFGTEKKFSAYLIYAAGEIFLLVIGILLALQINNWNSNRKDREAATKAYQNISQQLTEDRNELISVRDFNNYYSGRYKRASELIAGHAVEKTDSIAILIMELSQYSDFHRSENIYETLVNSGSIKLLKNSNITSALQKLEMTYTSINKLEDIHWEIILNELYPEIRGVINYATLEIVKPDRLSSVEIQNFLVESIYLTKAKELVYNKAINEIDTLGDEIAKELNHKN from the coding sequence ATGACACGTTTTTTTCGATACATACAATTTAGGTTTGGGACTGAGAAAAAATTTAGTGCTTATTTGATTTATGCTGCAGGAGAAATTTTCCTGTTGGTTATAGGTATTTTGCTGGCACTGCAGATTAACAACTGGAACTCGAACAGAAAAGACCGTGAGGCGGCTACAAAGGCCTATCAGAATATTAGCCAACAACTGACGGAGGACCGTAATGAACTGATCAGCGTAAGAGACTTCAATAATTATTATTCAGGAAGGTATAAACGTGCAAGTGAATTGATTGCCGGTCACGCGGTAGAGAAAACCGATTCTATTGCAATCCTGATCATGGAATTGTCGCAGTATTCCGATTTCCACCGTAGTGAAAACATTTATGAAACGCTGGTAAACAGTGGTTCTATAAAACTGCTTAAAAATTCGAACATCACCAGTGCCCTTCAAAAACTTGAAATGACCTACACCAGTATAAATAAGCTGGAAGATATTCACTGGGAGATAATTTTAAACGAGTTGTATCCGGAGATTAGAGGTGTAATAAATTACGCAACGCTTGAAATCGTAAAACCTGACAGATTGAGTTCTGTTGAGATCCAGAATTTTCTTGTGGAAAGTATTTATCTTACAAAAGCCAAAGAATTGGTTTATAACAAAGCAATTAATGAAATAGACACTTTGGGTGATGAAATAGCCAAAGAATTAAATCATAAAAACTAG
- a CDS encoding glycine betaine/L-proline ABC transporter ATP-binding protein, protein MPDKRKTKIRIEDLTLIFGKRKQEALKLLEQGVSKDEILKRTKCTVGVSRASIDIKEGEVFVIMGLSGSGKSTLIRCLNRLNEPTAGKVIFDDHDITRESNKELLETRRTEMSMVFQKFGLLPHRTILENAAFGLELRGEEKADRDERAKKALETVGLKGYEAQYPSELSGGMQQRVGLARALANDPAVLLMDEAFSALDPLIKSDMQDELLEIQDKLHKTIVFITHDLDEAIKIGDRIAIMKDGVVEQIGTAEDILTNPASEYVEAFVEKVDRKTIITAETLMFKKHTTLEVPKDGPKGAVRKMRSIAVDQLPVIDEHKKFLGHVWLQDVLELEKEKAASIEKAINTNVPSVYKHYTVEDMLPLITGIRHPLAVIEEETGKFLGLVTQTSLIIEATRFEKKEVIKLKEQANEL, encoded by the coding sequence ATGCCTGATAAAAGAAAAACAAAAATTAGAATCGAAGATTTAACGCTAATCTTTGGTAAACGTAAGCAAGAGGCACTAAAACTTTTAGAGCAAGGTGTTTCTAAAGACGAGATTCTGAAAAGGACGAAATGCACCGTTGGTGTAAGTCGTGCCAGCATTGATATAAAAGAAGGTGAAGTCTTCGTTATCATGGGACTTTCTGGAAGTGGAAAATCAACTTTAATTCGTTGCTTAAACCGCTTGAACGAACCTACAGCCGGGAAAGTAATTTTTGATGATCACGACATAACGCGTGAAAGCAATAAAGAATTGCTGGAAACCCGTAGAACAGAAATGAGTATGGTTTTCCAAAAATTTGGTTTGCTCCCCCACCGTACTATTTTAGAAAATGCAGCTTTTGGGCTGGAACTTCGTGGCGAAGAAAAAGCAGATCGTGACGAAAGAGCTAAGAAGGCACTCGAAACCGTAGGTTTAAAAGGCTACGAAGCACAATATCCATCAGAGTTGTCAGGCGGTATGCAACAGCGGGTAGGTTTGGCTCGTGCACTTGCAAACGATCCGGCGGTGCTGCTTATGGACGAAGCTTTCTCGGCACTCGACCCGCTGATTAAATCAGACATGCAGGACGAGTTGCTCGAGATTCAGGATAAACTGCACAAAACCATCGTGTTTATTACACACGACCTTGACGAGGCCATTAAAATTGGCGACCGTATTGCCATTATGAAAGATGGTGTAGTGGAACAAATCGGTACGGCTGAGGATATTCTTACAAATCCTGCCAGCGAGTATGTTGAGGCATTTGTGGAAAAAGTAGACCGAAAAACGATTATTACTGCCGAAACATTGATGTTTAAAAAGCACACAACGCTTGAAGTACCTAAGGACGGGCCAAAAGGTGCAGTTCGAAAAATGCGCTCAATTGCTGTTGATCAGTTGCCGGTTATTGATGAACACAAAAAATTCCTTGGCCACGTGTGGTTGCAGGATGTTCTTGAACTGGAAAAGGAAAAAGCAGCTTCAATTGAGAAGGCAATAAACACCAATGTGCCAAGTGTATACAAACACTACACTGTAGAAGATATGTTACCATTAATTACCGGAATCAGGCATCCGCTTGCCGTAATTGAAGAAGAAACCGGGAAATTTCTGGGACTGGTAACACAAACCTCGTTGATTATTGAGGCCACGCGCTTCGAGAAGAAAGAAGTGATTAAATTGAAAGAACAAGCTAACGAATTATAG
- a CDS encoding sorbosone dehydrogenase family protein yields MNYLKNTALLLFIFLATLACTSSDKTEKPLPDYETVPEINLPDGFKIHVYAEDVDNARSMVLGDKGTLFVGSRTAGKVYAVIDEDQDYQADQVIVIADNLNQPNGVAFLNGDLYVAEISKIWKFENIEDHLDSPPAPVLISDDFPTDGHHGWKYIAFGSDGKLYVPVGAPCNICLSEDEIYASISRMNPDGSNHEIFAHGVRNSVGFDWHPEDGTLWFTDNGRDWMGDDLPPDELNRAPEADMHFGYPFCHGSGIADPEFGDQRNCDEFNFPVQDLGPHVAALGMLFYTGNMFPDEYRNSILIAEHGSWNRSTPIGYRLTRVELNGNMATSYETFADGWFQNGSPWGRPVDVIQMPNGSILVSDDASGTIYNITYSHE; encoded by the coding sequence ATGAATTATTTGAAAAATACTGCATTACTCTTATTTATTTTTCTGGCCACACTGGCTTGCACATCATCTGATAAAACAGAAAAACCTTTGCCTGATTATGAAACCGTTCCGGAAATAAATTTGCCCGATGGTTTTAAAATTCATGTTTACGCTGAAGATGTAGACAATGCCCGGTCGATGGTATTGGGTGATAAAGGCACCTTGTTTGTCGGATCGAGAACGGCCGGAAAAGTTTATGCTGTTATTGATGAAGACCAGGATTACCAAGCAGACCAGGTAATTGTAATAGCGGATAATTTGAACCAACCCAATGGAGTGGCTTTTTTGAATGGCGATCTTTATGTGGCCGAGATCAGTAAAATATGGAAATTCGAAAATATTGAAGATCATCTTGATTCTCCACCAGCTCCCGTTCTGATAAGTGATGATTTTCCGACCGATGGTCATCACGGGTGGAAATACATTGCTTTTGGCTCTGATGGCAAACTTTATGTGCCGGTTGGCGCGCCGTGTAACATTTGCCTTTCAGAAGATGAAATTTACGCCTCAATCTCACGTATGAATCCTGATGGCAGCAATCATGAAATTTTTGCACATGGAGTTCGGAATTCCGTTGGTTTCGACTGGCACCCTGAGGACGGGACACTTTGGTTTACCGATAATGGCCGCGATTGGATGGGTGATGATCTTCCGCCCGACGAGCTAAACCGAGCACCAGAAGCCGATATGCATTTTGGTTATCCGTTCTGTCATGGTTCAGGAATTGCCGACCCTGAATTTGGCGACCAGCGAAATTGCGACGAGTTTAACTTTCCGGTACAGGATTTGGGGCCGCACGTGGCTGCTTTGGGAATGTTATTTTACACCGGCAATATGTTTCCCGATGAATACAGAAATAGTATTCTGATTGCTGAACATGGCTCGTGGAATCGTTCAACGCCTATTGGCTACCGACTTACACGAGTAGAATTAAACGGTAATATGGCAACTTCTTATGAAACTTTTGCCGATGGATGGTTCCAAAACGGAAGTCCGTGGGGACGACCGGTTGATGTGATACAAATGCCCAATGGTTCTATTCTTGTTTCTGACGATGCATCCGGAACTATTTACAACATTACTTATTCGCACGAATAA
- a CDS encoding serine hydrolase has product MKTRIKVTGIAILFFVLVAASCNSTSKNYNYQVPTQTNDGLQVESLEKSDIDSTLIIDVAKRIERGKYGEIHSMLIYKNDKLVFEDYFEGHKYQWDAPGHKGDYITWDRNTPHVLQSATKSFVSICFGIAIEKGFIKSIDQSIFDYLPDYENYNADNKNYVTIKTLLTMTSGFLWDEWSVALSSTQNDAIGIYFSDKDPVEFVLERPLIAVPGTHFTYSGGDMQILEKILKNATGMNIDEFSEKYLFEPLGIESNDWWLRYDTGEISTGGGIKLTPRDMLKVGVLFLNDGVWNGEQIISKEWVEKCGHPFGPNYGIKIPGEDLGTVGYGYTWWTKQYEEYGRMYCALGWGGQKIMVFPDLNAVVVFTGANFKSKVKQNRILENFVLPALQ; this is encoded by the coding sequence ATGAAAACTCGAATAAAAGTAACAGGAATAGCCATCTTATTTTTTGTTCTGGTAGCTGCCAGTTGTAACAGCACAAGCAAAAATTATAATTACCAGGTTCCGACGCAAACAAACGATGGGCTACAAGTTGAATCGTTGGAAAAATCAGACATTGATTCAACATTGATAATTGACGTTGCAAAACGCATTGAGAGGGGGAAATATGGAGAAATTCATTCGATGCTGATTTATAAAAATGACAAGTTGGTTTTTGAAGATTATTTCGAGGGACATAAGTACCAGTGGGATGCTCCGGGGCATAAAGGCGATTATATAACCTGGGATAGAAATACACCACACGTGTTGCAATCAGCCACTAAAAGTTTTGTGTCGATATGTTTTGGAATTGCTATTGAAAAGGGATTTATAAAAAGTATTGATCAATCGATTTTCGATTACCTGCCTGATTACGAAAATTACAATGCCGACAACAAAAACTATGTTACGATAAAAACCTTGCTTACCATGACTTCCGGCTTTCTTTGGGATGAATGGAGCGTTGCATTGAGCAGTACTCAAAACGATGCCATCGGTATCTATTTTTCCGATAAAGATCCTGTTGAATTTGTATTAGAGCGACCGTTGATTGCTGTTCCCGGAACACATTTTACCTATTCGGGAGGCGACATGCAAATTCTGGAAAAAATTCTAAAGAATGCAACCGGAATGAATATCGATGAATTTTCGGAGAAGTATTTATTCGAACCGCTCGGAATTGAATCAAATGACTGGTGGTTAAGGTACGACACCGGCGAAATCAGTACCGGTGGTGGTATAAAACTCACACCGCGAGACATGCTAAAAGTTGGCGTACTGTTTTTAAACGATGGCGTTTGGAATGGAGAGCAAATTATTTCAAAAGAGTGGGTTGAAAAATGTGGACATCCGTTTGGGCCGAATTATGGCATAAAAATTCCGGGAGAAGATTTGGGAACCGTTGGATACGGATACACGTGGTGGACCAAGCAGTACGAAGAATACGGACGCATGTACTGTGCTCTGGGTTGGGGTGGACAGAAAATTATGGTTTTCCCGGATTTAAATGCAGTTGTTGTATTTACCGGTGCTAACTTCAAATCGAAAGTGAAGCAAAACCGTATTCTTGAAAATTTTGTTTTACCGGCGCTTCAATAA
- a CDS encoding glycine betaine ABC transporter substrate-binding protein — translation MLNIKKLGTLFVAATLLFAITSCSNSGSRNKSAEVEKKEVNILYPNWAEGIAFTHLAKVALEANGFDVEMTNLEPGLIYGELSKDDSKGDVFLDAWLPNTHKDYWADYGDKLVKLGESFSNGTTGLVVPSYVTINSIEELNANKDKFDGEIIGIGSGAGIHANTEKAIEEYGLDFEQITSSGPAMVASLEKAIKNNEWIVITGWKPHFKWAKNDLKYLEDPKGIYPKDVCAIISRRGFAEDMPKAGTFFKNFNLEETELYDLMGKISESGEEAGAQQFYDENKAMIDAWFN, via the coding sequence ATGCTGAACATTAAAAAATTAGGAACTCTGTTTGTAGCTGCAACACTGTTATTTGCAATTACATCATGTTCAAACAGCGGATCGAGAAACAAATCTGCTGAAGTAGAAAAAAAAGAAGTAAACATTTTATACCCGAACTGGGCCGAAGGTATTGCCTTTACCCACCTGGCAAAAGTTGCACTTGAAGCCAACGGTTTTGATGTTGAAATGACTAACCTTGAACCAGGATTGATTTATGGAGAATTGTCGAAAGATGATTCAAAAGGAGACGTATTTTTAGATGCATGGTTGCCTAATACACACAAAGATTACTGGGCCGACTACGGCGACAAACTAGTAAAATTGGGCGAATCGTTTAGTAATGGTACTACCGGATTGGTTGTTCCATCATACGTTACGATTAACTCAATTGAAGAATTGAACGCTAACAAAGATAAATTCGATGGCGAAATTATCGGAATTGGTAGCGGTGCGGGTATTCATGCAAATACTGAGAAAGCAATTGAAGAATACGGTTTGGATTTCGAGCAAATTACATCGAGTGGGCCGGCAATGGTTGCCAGCCTTGAAAAAGCAATTAAAAACAACGAGTGGATTGTGATTACAGGATGGAAACCGCATTTTAAATGGGCAAAAAACGATTTGAAATATTTAGAGGATCCAAAAGGAATTTATCCAAAGGATGTTTGTGCAATTATTTCGCGCAGAGGTTTTGCTGAAGATATGCCTAAAGCAGGTACTTTCTTTAAAAACTTTAACCTGGAAGAAACGGAACTTTATGATTTGATGGGCAAAATTTCAGAATCTGGTGAAGAAGCCGGTGCACAACAATTTTACGATGAAAACAAGGCAATGATTGATGCCTGGTTCAACTAG
- a CDS encoding DUF418 domain-containing protein yields MKDKDFAPINKSNRLEYLDLIRGISIFGILIVNLRWFSLYTPGFKGVFVFPEIDHVVRTLQYIFIEGKFYSMFSLLFGWGIALQIERSRKDDASTAAFIRRRLWFMLLLGGIHLFFIWEGDIVFLYGLAGFILVALRNYSNRTLLITGILLILSPILLYFLKMHFSWINWPSDILYEAGEKVYQMQGLIDQDTSRTPVLRETKNIFSIIGITWADAPYRFAYLFFVSRIPKVLGTMLIGFVIARTDFYPKAMLHRKKLLQIFIAGLLIFVPLNVVLFLLVKNEEAYYAMQPQGLYYTAFYALTVFPLALVYMIGLALAFKKPWINKLLRPVLPVGRTAFSNYVGQSLIGIILFYGIGFGWAEQFGPLAWTILAVIIFTVQVIFSGLWLKYFRFGLLEWIWRSFTYGKIQSILVAKK; encoded by the coding sequence ATGAAAGACAAAGATTTTGCGCCAATAAATAAGAGCAACCGGCTAGAATACCTGGATTTAATAAGAGGTATTTCTATTTTCGGGATTCTGATTGTCAATCTACGGTGGTTTTCGCTTTATACGCCTGGGTTTAAAGGTGTTTTCGTTTTTCCTGAAATCGATCATGTGGTGCGCACATTGCAGTACATTTTTATTGAAGGAAAATTTTATTCGATGTTCAGTTTGCTTTTCGGCTGGGGGATAGCACTGCAAATAGAACGCTCGCGAAAAGACGATGCATCAACAGCGGCCTTTATTCGTCGCCGACTTTGGTTTATGTTGCTTTTGGGCGGAATACACCTGTTCTTTATTTGGGAAGGCGATATTGTTTTTCTGTACGGACTGGCCGGATTTATACTCGTAGCCTTGCGCAATTATTCGAACCGGACATTATTGATTACCGGAATTCTGTTGATTCTGTCGCCAATCTTGCTCTATTTCCTGAAAATGCATTTCTCTTGGATAAACTGGCCATCAGACATTTTATACGAGGCCGGAGAGAAAGTGTATCAAATGCAGGGATTAATAGACCAGGATACCAGCAGGACGCCTGTTTTGCGCGAAACAAAGAATATCTTTTCCATTATTGGCATAACATGGGCCGATGCACCATATCGTTTTGCCTACCTGTTTTTTGTAAGTCGTATTCCGAAAGTTTTGGGAACCATGTTAATTGGTTTTGTAATTGCACGAACCGATTTTTACCCAAAAGCGATGCTGCACAGGAAGAAATTGTTGCAGATTTTTATTGCCGGACTTCTCATTTTTGTACCGCTAAATGTTGTACTTTTTCTGCTTGTAAAAAACGAAGAAGCTTATTATGCTATGCAACCACAAGGTTTGTATTATACCGCTTTTTATGCTTTAACCGTATTTCCGCTGGCTTTGGTTTATATGATAGGTCTGGCTTTGGCCTTTAAAAAACCGTGGATAAATAAACTGTTACGCCCGGTGCTTCCGGTGGGCCGAACTGCTTTTAGTAATTATGTGGGACAAAGCCTTATCGGAATTATTCTGTTTTATGGAATTGGTTTTGGCTGGGCAGAACAATTTGGACCGCTTGCCTGGACAATTTTGGCAGTAATAATTTTTACGGTGCAGGTTATTTTCAGTGGTTTATGGCTGAAATATTTTCGATTTGGATTACTTGAGTGGATTTGGCGAAGTTTTACTTACGGAAAAATTCAATCAATTCTTGTAGCTAAAAAGTAG